The following proteins come from a genomic window of Actinacidiphila yeochonensis CN732:
- a CDS encoding helix-turn-helix domain-containing protein, translating to MTELDALKVFTHPLRIRLYRALYTAGEATASHLADQVDEAVSLVSYHLRRLAAHGFIAEAPGHGRDGRERWWRLSAERGFSFRTTDFGDRPESLAVLSQVTRQLLATRSERYEQYLDEQAAWSRAWTGAAFSSEYLPRLTSDELQGLADELAAVMERWSERGRAAVAAGDTEGREHVSVQMYGFPVRD from the coding sequence ATCACCGAGCTGGACGCCCTGAAGGTCTTCACCCACCCGTTGCGCATCCGCCTCTACCGAGCGCTGTACACCGCAGGCGAGGCCACGGCTTCCCACCTGGCCGACCAGGTCGACGAGGCCGTCTCACTGGTCAGCTACCACCTGCGCAGACTCGCCGCGCACGGTTTCATCGCCGAGGCCCCCGGCCACGGCCGCGACGGCCGCGAACGCTGGTGGCGGCTCTCGGCGGAGCGCGGCTTCTCCTTCCGCACCACCGACTTCGGCGACCGGCCCGAGAGCCTGGCCGTGCTCTCCCAGGTCACCCGGCAACTGCTCGCCACCCGGTCCGAGCGGTACGAGCAGTACCTGGACGAGCAGGCCGCCTGGTCACGCGCCTGGACCGGCGCGGCCTTCAGCTCCGAGTACCTGCCCCGGCTGACCTCCGACGAGCTGCAAGGGCTCGCCGACGAACTGGCCGCGGTGATGGAGCGGTGGAGCGAGCGTGGCAGGGCCGCTGTCGCGGCGGGCGACACGGAGGGCCGCGAGCACGTATCCGTCCAGATGTACGGGTTCCCCGTCCGCGACTGA
- a CDS encoding O-methyltransferase — protein sequence MSLNGTSAHLSGPGDLPPLVERAARTALHLDFAYSCRPEQGRLLSVLAAGARRIGETGTGCGVGLAWLVSGMRPDATAVSVERDPDRAEAASALFAGLAPQVRVECADWTVIGGHGPFDLLVLDGGGQGKDGGAPADPVALLRPGGLLVIDDFAPSGGGTPAFGGGPDSARLHWLDHPLLRTVEVPLAPDLAVLLATRRA from the coding sequence ATGTCCCTCAACGGCACCAGCGCCCACCTCAGCGGGCCGGGCGACCTGCCTCCTCTGGTGGAGCGGGCCGCCCGGACGGCACTTCACCTGGACTTCGCGTACTCCTGCCGGCCCGAGCAGGGGCGCCTGCTCAGCGTGCTCGCGGCCGGCGCCCGGCGGATCGGCGAGACCGGCACCGGCTGCGGTGTGGGGCTGGCCTGGCTCGTCTCCGGCATGCGGCCGGACGCCACGGCGGTCAGCGTCGAACGGGACCCGGACCGGGCCGAGGCGGCGTCGGCTCTCTTCGCCGGCCTCGCGCCGCAGGTCCGGGTGGAGTGCGCGGACTGGACCGTGATCGGCGGCCACGGCCCCTTCGACCTGCTCGTCCTCGACGGCGGCGGTCAGGGCAAGGACGGCGGCGCACCCGCCGACCCGGTTGCTCTGCTGCGCCCCGGCGGGCTGCTGGTGATCGACGACTTCGCGCCGTCCGGGGGCGGCACGCCGGCCTTCGGGGGCGGCCCGGACAGCGCACGCCTGCACTGGCTGGACCACCCGCTGCTCCGCACCGTGGAGGTTCCGCTGGCCCCCGACCTCGCGGTCCTGCTGGCCACCCGCCGGGCCTGA
- the hisF gene encoding imidazole glycerol phosphate synthase subunit HisF, with product MTLAVRVIPCLDVDAGRVVKGVNFENLRDAGDPVELAKLYDAEGADELTFLDITASSGNRETTYDVVRRTAEQVFIPLTVGGGVRSAEDVDRLLRAGADKVGVNTAAIDRPELIREIAERFGRQVLVLSVDARRTLSGSFEVTTHGGRRGTGIDAVEWAHRAAELGAGEILLNSMDADGTKDGYDTEMITAVRKHVTVPVIASGGAGRVEDFAPAVDAGADAVLAASVFHFGDLRIGEVKSALREAGHPVR from the coding sequence ATGACCCTCGCAGTCCGAGTCATCCCCTGCCTCGACGTGGACGCCGGGCGGGTGGTCAAGGGCGTCAACTTCGAGAACCTGCGGGACGCCGGCGACCCGGTGGAGCTGGCCAAGCTCTACGACGCGGAAGGCGCCGACGAGCTGACCTTCCTCGACATCACCGCCTCCTCCGGCAACCGCGAGACCACCTACGACGTGGTGCGGCGCACCGCCGAGCAGGTCTTCATCCCGCTGACCGTCGGCGGCGGGGTGCGCAGCGCGGAGGACGTGGACCGGCTGCTGCGGGCCGGCGCCGACAAGGTCGGCGTGAACACCGCGGCCATCGACCGGCCCGAGCTGATCCGGGAGATCGCCGAGCGGTTCGGCCGGCAGGTGCTGGTGCTGTCGGTGGACGCCCGGCGCACCCTGTCCGGCTCGTTCGAGGTCACCACGCACGGCGGCCGGCGCGGCACCGGCATCGACGCGGTGGAGTGGGCGCACCGGGCGGCCGAACTGGGTGCCGGCGAGATCCTGCTCAACTCGATGGACGCCGACGGCACCAAGGACGGCTACGACACCGAGATGATCACCGCGGTCCGCAAGCACGTGACCGTGCCGGTGATCGCCTCCGGCGGCGCGGGGCGCGTCGAGGACTTCGCCCCCGCGGTGGACGCCGGCGCCGACGCGGTGCTGGCCGCGTCCGTCTTCCACTTCGGCGACCTGCGCATCGGCGAGGTCAAGTCGGCGCTGCGCGAGGCCGGCCACCCCGTCCGCTGA
- a CDS encoding Rid family hydrolase, protein MTSGAEVRRELSGTPWEEATGSAGAVAVGGLVLVSGRMPVPEEGAVAGAGEPYEQTAGALRDAVAALEPFGLAAEDVVRTRVYLSHARDADEAGRAHREVLGHVRPALTMVVVAGFTDSRVLVEVEIEAHAGGRDARVHTAPAASDAADSDQSDQHTQPDQPAAASDPAGPADAADPAAPGEPGAPA, encoded by the coding sequence ATGACGTCCGGAGCCGAGGTACGGCGGGAACTGTCCGGCACCCCCTGGGAGGAGGCGACCGGCTCGGCCGGCGCGGTCGCCGTCGGCGGCCTGGTCCTGGTCTCGGGCCGGATGCCGGTCCCCGAGGAAGGGGCCGTGGCCGGGGCCGGCGAGCCCTACGAGCAGACCGCGGGCGCCCTGCGCGACGCGGTGGCCGCGCTCGAACCGTTCGGGCTGGCCGCGGAGGACGTGGTCCGCACCCGCGTGTACCTCAGCCACGCCCGGGACGCCGACGAGGCCGGCCGGGCCCACCGCGAGGTCCTCGGCCACGTCCGCCCGGCGCTGACCATGGTCGTGGTGGCCGGCTTCACCGACTCCAGGGTGCTGGTGGAGGTCGAGATCGAGGCCCACGCGGGCGGCCGTGACGCCCGGGTGCACACCGCTCCCGCCGCGTCCGACGCCGCGGACTCCGACCAGTCGGACCAGCACACCCAGCCAGACCAGCCCGCAGCCGCCTCAGATCCAGCGGGTCCCGCGGACGCCGCGGATCCCGCAGCGCCAGGAGAGCCAGGAGCCCCCGCATGA
- the priA gene encoding bifunctional 1-(5-phosphoribosyl)-5-((5-phosphoribosylamino)methylideneamino)imidazole-4-carboxamide isomerase/phosphoribosylanthranilate isomerase PriA: MSTLELLPAVDVRDGQAVRLVHGESGSETSYGDPLSAALAWQQAGAEWLHLVDLDAAFGTGDNRTLIAGVARSMDIKVELSGGIRDDDTLAAALATGCTRVNLGTAALESPEWVAKVIGQYGDRIAVGLDVRGTTLRGRGWTRDGGDLYETLARLDSEGCARYVVTDIAKDGTLQGPNLELLKNVCAATDKPVVASGGVSSLDDLRAIAGLVPEGVEGAIVGKALYAKAFTLEEALAAVRG; encoded by the coding sequence ATGAGCACGCTCGAACTCCTCCCCGCCGTCGACGTCCGCGACGGCCAGGCCGTCCGCCTCGTACACGGCGAGTCCGGCTCGGAGACGTCCTACGGCGACCCGCTGTCCGCCGCCCTGGCCTGGCAGCAGGCGGGAGCCGAGTGGCTGCACCTGGTCGACCTCGACGCGGCCTTCGGCACCGGCGACAACCGCACCCTCATCGCGGGCGTGGCGCGCAGCATGGACATCAAGGTCGAGCTCTCCGGCGGCATCCGCGACGACGACACCCTCGCCGCGGCCCTCGCCACCGGCTGCACCCGCGTCAACCTCGGCACCGCCGCGCTGGAGAGCCCGGAGTGGGTGGCGAAGGTGATCGGCCAGTACGGCGACCGCATCGCCGTCGGCTTGGACGTGCGCGGCACCACCCTGCGCGGCCGCGGCTGGACCCGCGACGGCGGCGACCTGTACGAGACGCTGGCCCGGCTGGACTCCGAGGGCTGCGCCCGCTACGTGGTCACCGACATCGCCAAGGACGGCACCCTCCAGGGCCCCAACCTGGAGCTGCTGAAGAACGTCTGCGCCGCCACCGACAAGCCCGTCGTGGCCTCCGGCGGCGTCTCCAGCCTCGACGACCTGCGCGCCATCGCCGGTCTGGTCCCCGAGGGTGTGGAAGGGGCCATTGTCGGTAAGGCGCTCTATGCGAAGGCTTTCACTCTTGAAGAGGCCCTGGCGGCCGTGAGGGGATGA
- the hisH gene encoding imidazole glycerol phosphate synthase subunit HisH, with the protein MSGSKSVVVLDYGFGNVRSAERALARAGAEVEITADYDRAMAADGLLVPGVGAFAACMEGIRKVRGDWIIGRRLSGGRPVMGICVGMQVLFARGIEHGVETEGLDEWPGTVGPLRAPVVPHMGWNTVAAPEDSRQFAALDADARFYFVHSYGVGDWDLETHNASIRAPKVAWTTHGEPFVAAVENGALWATQFHPEKSGDAGAVLLANWLDTL; encoded by the coding sequence ATGAGCGGCAGCAAGAGCGTGGTCGTCCTCGACTACGGCTTCGGCAACGTGCGCTCCGCCGAGCGCGCGCTGGCCCGGGCCGGCGCCGAGGTGGAGATCACCGCCGACTACGACCGGGCGATGGCCGCCGACGGACTGCTGGTGCCCGGCGTCGGCGCCTTCGCCGCCTGCATGGAGGGCATCCGCAAGGTCCGCGGCGACTGGATCATCGGGCGCCGGCTGTCCGGCGGGCGCCCGGTCATGGGCATCTGCGTCGGCATGCAGGTGCTCTTCGCCCGCGGCATCGAGCACGGCGTGGAGACCGAGGGCCTCGACGAGTGGCCCGGCACCGTCGGCCCGCTGCGGGCCCCCGTCGTGCCGCACATGGGCTGGAACACCGTCGCCGCGCCCGAGGACTCCAGGCAGTTCGCCGCGCTCGACGCCGACGCGCGGTTCTACTTCGTCCACTCCTACGGGGTGGGCGACTGGGACCTGGAGACGCACAACGCGTCCATCCGCGCCCCGAAGGTCGCCTGGACCACCCACGGCGAGCCGTTCGTCGCCGCCGTGGAGAACGGGGCACTGTGGGCCACACAGTTCCATCCCGAGAAGTCCGGCGACGCGGGCGCGGTCCTGCTGGCCAACTGGCTGGACACGCTCTAG
- the hisB gene encoding imidazoleglycerol-phosphate dehydratase HisB, which produces MSRVGRVERTTKETSTVVEIDLDGTGQVSVSTGVGFYDHMLDQLGRHGLFDLTVKTEGDLHIDTHHTIEDTALALGAAFKQALGDKVGIYRFGNCTVPLDESLAQVTVDLSGRPYLVHTEPETMAPMIGSYDTTMTRHILESFVAQAQIALHVHVPYGRNAHHIVECQFKALARALRYASERDPRAAGILPSTKGAL; this is translated from the coding sequence ATGAGCCGCGTCGGCCGCGTGGAGCGCACCACCAAGGAGACATCCACCGTCGTGGAGATCGACCTCGACGGCACCGGGCAGGTCTCCGTGTCGACCGGCGTCGGCTTCTACGACCACATGCTCGACCAGCTCGGCCGGCACGGTCTGTTCGACCTCACCGTGAAGACCGAGGGCGACCTGCACATCGACACCCACCACACGATCGAGGACACCGCGCTCGCCCTGGGCGCGGCGTTCAAGCAGGCCCTCGGCGACAAGGTCGGCATCTACCGGTTCGGCAACTGCACGGTGCCGCTGGACGAGTCGCTGGCCCAGGTGACCGTCGACCTCTCCGGCCGGCCCTACCTCGTGCACACCGAGCCCGAGACCATGGCGCCGATGATCGGCTCGTACGACACCACGATGACCCGGCACATCCTGGAGTCCTTCGTGGCGCAGGCGCAGATCGCCCTGCACGTCCACGTGCCCTACGGCCGCAACGCCCACCACATCGTGGAGTGCCAGTTCAAGGCCCTGGCGCGGGCGCTGCGGTACGCCAGCGAACGCGACCCGAGGGCCGCCGGAATCCTGCCGTCGACGAAGGGCGCGCTGTGA
- a CDS encoding histidinol-phosphate transaminase: MTAIDDLPIRDELRGQSPYGAPQLDVPVRLNTNENPYPLPEPLVARIAERVAEAARNLNRYPDRDAVELRTRLAEYLTRTAGHRVGTEQVWAANGSNEVIQQLLQTFGGPGRTAIGFEPSYSMHALISRGTGTGWISGPRNDDFTVDVAAATREIAERRPDVVFICSPNNPTATAVPAGTVLALYEAAQAARPSMVVVDEAYGEFSHQPSLLPLLEGRPNLVITRTMSKAFGAAGLRLGYLAADPAVVDAVQLVRLPYHLSSVTQATALAALEHTDTLLGYVEQLKAERDRVVEELTGFGYEVTPSDANFVQFGRFADSAAAWRGFLDRGVLIRDLGVPGWLRVSVGTPEENAAFLDAAAALAKDPDVLLDGPADPGSTGTPAPGSTAPGSTKESA; this comes from the coding sequence GTGACCGCCATCGACGACCTGCCGATCCGCGACGAGCTGCGCGGCCAGTCCCCGTACGGCGCGCCGCAGCTCGACGTGCCGGTCCGGCTGAACACCAACGAGAACCCGTACCCGCTGCCCGAGCCGCTGGTGGCCCGGATCGCGGAACGGGTCGCCGAGGCCGCGCGGAACCTCAACCGCTACCCCGACCGGGACGCCGTCGAGCTGCGCACCCGCCTCGCCGAGTACCTCACCCGCACCGCCGGCCACCGCGTCGGCACCGAGCAGGTGTGGGCGGCCAACGGCTCCAACGAGGTCATCCAGCAGCTGCTGCAGACCTTCGGCGGCCCCGGCCGCACCGCGATCGGCTTCGAGCCCTCGTACTCGATGCACGCGCTGATCTCCCGCGGCACCGGCACCGGCTGGATCTCCGGCCCGCGCAACGACGACTTCACCGTCGACGTCGCCGCCGCCACCCGGGAGATCGCCGAGCGGCGCCCCGACGTGGTCTTCATCTGCTCCCCGAACAACCCGACGGCCACCGCCGTGCCGGCCGGGACCGTGCTCGCGCTGTACGAGGCCGCGCAGGCCGCCCGGCCGTCGATGGTCGTGGTGGACGAGGCGTACGGCGAGTTCTCGCACCAGCCGTCGCTGCTGCCGCTCCTGGAGGGCCGGCCGAACCTCGTCATCACCCGCACGATGTCCAAGGCGTTCGGCGCCGCCGGGCTGCGGCTGGGCTACCTCGCCGCCGACCCGGCCGTGGTCGACGCCGTGCAGCTGGTGCGGCTGCCCTACCACCTCTCCTCGGTCACCCAGGCGACCGCGCTGGCCGCCCTGGAGCACACCGACACCCTCCTCGGCTACGTCGAGCAGCTCAAGGCCGAACGGGACCGGGTGGTCGAGGAGCTGACCGGCTTCGGCTACGAGGTCACCCCGTCCGACGCGAACTTCGTCCAGTTCGGCCGGTTCGCCGACAGCGCGGCCGCCTGGCGCGGCTTCCTCGACCGCGGCGTCCTGATCCGCGACCTCGGCGTCCCCGGCTGGCTGCGGGTGTCGGTCGGCACCCCGGAGGAGAACGCCGCCTTCCTCGACGCGGCCGCCGCGCTCGCCAAGGACCCGGACGTCCTCCTCGACGGCCCGGCCGACCCCGGCAGCACCGGCACCCCCGCACCAGGCAGCACCGCACCAGGCAGTACGAAGGAGTCCGCATGA
- the hisD gene encoding histidinol dehydrogenase, giving the protein MISRIDLRGAAFPEGGIDRDLLPRAEFDVEAALETVRPICEDVRHRGSAAVIDYGERFDGVRLERLRVPAQALRDALAQLDPRVRAALEESIRRARAVHRDQRRTDTTTRVVPGGTVTERWVPVQRVGLYVPGGLAAYASSVVMNVVPAQEAGVEGIAVASPAQKENGGLPASAILAACELLGVQEVYAAGGAQAIAMFAYGTDECRPVNLVTGPGNIYVAAAKRLLKGRIGIDAEAGPTEIAILADATAEPAYVAADLVSQAEHDTLAAAVLVTTSVELADAVDRELDKQVGAAKHRERITAALSGRQSATVLVDTLEQGLAVVDAYGAEHLEIQTEDSAGTAARVRNAGAVFVGPHAPVSLGDYCAGSNHVLPTGGCACHSSGLSVQSFLRGIHVIDYDRDALAGVAHHVVALAEAEDLPAHGTAVTVRFGSAS; this is encoded by the coding sequence GTGATCTCCCGAATCGATCTGCGCGGCGCCGCCTTCCCGGAGGGCGGCATCGACCGCGACCTGCTGCCCCGTGCCGAGTTCGACGTGGAGGCCGCGCTGGAGACGGTGCGGCCCATCTGCGAGGACGTGCGCCATCGCGGCTCGGCGGCGGTCATCGACTACGGGGAGCGGTTCGACGGCGTGCGGCTGGAGCGGCTGCGGGTGCCCGCCCAGGCTCTCAGGGACGCCCTCGCCCAGCTCGACCCGCGGGTCCGCGCCGCCCTGGAGGAGTCCATCCGGCGCGCCCGGGCGGTCCACCGCGACCAGCGCCGCACCGACACCACCACCCGCGTGGTCCCCGGCGGCACCGTCACCGAGCGCTGGGTGCCCGTCCAGCGCGTCGGCCTGTACGTGCCCGGCGGCCTCGCCGCGTACGCGTCCTCCGTGGTGATGAACGTCGTACCCGCCCAGGAGGCGGGCGTCGAGGGCATCGCCGTCGCCTCCCCGGCGCAGAAGGAGAACGGCGGCCTGCCCGCCTCCGCGATCCTCGCCGCCTGCGAGCTGCTCGGCGTCCAGGAGGTCTACGCCGCCGGCGGCGCCCAGGCCATCGCGATGTTCGCCTACGGCACCGACGAGTGCCGCCCGGTGAACCTCGTCACCGGCCCCGGCAACATCTACGTGGCCGCCGCGAAGCGCCTCCTCAAGGGGCGTATCGGCATCGACGCCGAGGCCGGCCCCACCGAGATCGCGATCCTCGCGGACGCCACCGCCGAGCCCGCCTACGTCGCCGCCGACCTGGTCAGCCAGGCCGAGCACGACACGCTCGCCGCAGCCGTCCTGGTCACCACCTCCGTCGAGCTGGCCGACGCCGTCGACCGCGAGCTGGACAAGCAGGTGGGCGCCGCCAAGCACCGGGAGCGGATCACCGCCGCGCTGAGCGGCCGGCAGTCCGCCACCGTCCTCGTGGACACCCTGGAGCAGGGCCTGGCCGTCGTCGACGCCTACGGCGCCGAGCACCTGGAGATCCAGACGGAGGACTCCGCCGGGACCGCCGCCCGGGTGCGCAACGCCGGCGCCGTCTTCGTCGGCCCGCACGCGCCCGTCTCGCTCGGCGACTACTGCGCCGGCTCCAACCACGTGCTGCCCACCGGCGGCTGCGCCTGCCACTCCTCGGGCCTGTCCGTGCAGTCGTTCCTGCGCGGCATCCACGTGATCGACTACGACCGCGACGCCCTCGCCGGGGTCGCCCACCACGTCGTCGCCCTCGCCGAGGCCGAGGACCTGCCCGCTCACGGCACCGCCGTCACCGTCCGCTTCGGGAGCGCCTCGTGA
- a CDS encoding LON peptidase substrate-binding domain-containing protein: MTDRLPLFPLSSALFPGLVLPLNVFEDRYRALARDLLALPEGAPRRFGVVAIRNGQEVSPTGQDGRDTGPAAGLGDDPLGALYGVGCVADATGISERGEGGEDGYDMVGTGLVRFRLLSVDASGEYLTGEVEELPDEPGAGAAALVPEVTRAFRAYQKKLAGSRERTLASQEFPDDPTVMSYLVAAAMIMEMPDKQRLLEADDSAARLTEELRLLRRETALIDKLPSLPAVELAQQAICVN; this comes from the coding sequence GTGACCGATCGCCTTCCGCTCTTCCCGCTCAGTTCGGCGCTCTTCCCGGGGCTGGTGCTTCCCCTCAACGTCTTCGAGGACCGGTACCGCGCCCTCGCCCGGGACCTGCTGGCGCTGCCGGAGGGCGCGCCGCGGCGGTTCGGGGTGGTGGCGATCCGCAACGGCCAGGAGGTCTCTCCCACCGGCCAGGACGGCCGCGACACCGGTCCGGCCGCCGGGCTCGGCGACGATCCGCTGGGCGCGCTGTACGGCGTCGGCTGTGTGGCGGACGCCACGGGGATCTCCGAGCGCGGGGAGGGCGGCGAGGACGGGTACGACATGGTGGGGACCGGGCTGGTCCGCTTCCGGTTGCTGTCGGTCGACGCCTCGGGCGAGTACCTGACCGGGGAGGTCGAGGAGCTGCCGGACGAGCCGGGCGCGGGCGCCGCGGCGCTGGTGCCGGAGGTGACCCGGGCCTTCCGGGCCTACCAGAAGAAGCTGGCCGGCTCCCGGGAGCGCACGCTGGCCTCGCAGGAGTTCCCGGACGACCCGACGGTGATGTCGTACCTGGTGGCGGCGGCGATGATCATGGAGATGCCGGACAAGCAGCGGCTGCTGGAGGCCGACGACTCGGCGGCCCGGCTCACGGAGGAGCTGCGGCTGCTGCGCAGGGAGACGGCGCTGATCGACAAGCTGCCGTCGCTGCCCGCGGTCGAGCTGGCGCAGCAGGCGATCTGCGTGAACTGA
- the ybaK gene encoding Cys-tRNA(Pro) deacylase, translating into MARKAKAAGGGTPATVALDRAGVAYSVHAYAHDAASDLSYGLEAAAALGAVLGVDPAEVEGRVFKTLVAEVDGALTVAVVPVSGSLDLKALATAAGGKRAAMADPAAAERTTGYVRGGISPLGQRKALPTVVDATALAHPTVFVSAGKRGLEVELAPAALVELTRAVTAPVGRPA; encoded by the coding sequence ATGGCGCGCAAGGCCAAGGCGGCCGGGGGCGGTACCCCGGCGACGGTGGCGCTGGACCGGGCGGGGGTGGCCTACAGCGTGCACGCCTACGCGCACGACGCCGCCTCGGACCTGTCCTACGGCCTGGAGGCGGCGGCCGCGCTGGGCGCGGTACTGGGCGTGGACCCGGCCGAGGTGGAGGGGCGGGTGTTCAAGACGCTGGTGGCCGAGGTCGACGGGGCGCTGACCGTCGCGGTGGTGCCCGTCTCCGGCTCGCTGGACCTGAAGGCGCTGGCCACGGCGGCGGGCGGCAAGCGGGCGGCGATGGCCGACCCGGCGGCGGCCGAGCGCACCACCGGCTACGTGCGCGGCGGCATCTCCCCGCTGGGCCAGCGCAAGGCGCTGCCGACGGTGGTGGACGCCACGGCTCTCGCGCACCCCACGGTCTTCGTCTCGGCCGGCAAGCGCGGCCTTGAGGTGGAACTCGCCCCGGCGGCACTGGTCGAGCTGACCCGCGCGGTGACGGCCCCGGTGGGCCGCCCGGCCTGA
- a CDS encoding ABC transporter permease, producing the protein MTTASTAGTTASAVGAAAPTAPAAGAHPGPAPSFPDPAGLSGPSGPASPSGPAALAPRARLRPALGAVYRAQLSRARVARIPLLFVATFQSIGIMVMLRGVVHAGDGEAARAVVAGSSVLVVAFVALNLLSQYFGQLRASGGLDHYATLPVPPAAVVLGAAGAYASFTVPGTVVTAVTGCVLFHLSVANLWVLALVVPLAGAAMSGLGAAMGLLAPRQEIATLLGQLGMSAALLLGVLPASHMPAPISWARDVLPSTYGVEAFARTFDGGGTDWAAVVGDLSVCAAVGVASLAVATWAYRRAACR; encoded by the coding sequence ATGACCACTGCGAGCACCGCGGGGACCACCGCGAGCGCCGTCGGCGCCGCCGCCCCGACCGCGCCGGCGGCCGGCGCGCACCCCGGCCCGGCCCCGTCGTTCCCGGACCCGGCCGGCCTGTCCGGCCCGTCCGGTCCCGCGAGCCCGTCCGGTCCGGCGGCCCTCGCACCCCGCGCCCGCCTGCGGCCCGCCCTCGGCGCCGTCTACCGGGCGCAGCTCTCCCGGGCCCGGGTGGCCCGCATCCCGCTGCTGTTCGTGGCGACGTTCCAGTCGATCGGCATCATGGTGATGCTGCGCGGTGTGGTGCACGCCGGCGACGGGGAGGCCGCCCGCGCCGTCGTGGCCGGCTCCAGCGTGCTGGTCGTCGCCTTCGTCGCGCTCAACCTGCTCTCCCAGTACTTCGGCCAGCTGCGCGCCTCCGGAGGCCTGGACCACTACGCGACGCTGCCGGTGCCGCCGGCGGCCGTCGTCCTCGGCGCGGCCGGCGCCTACGCGTCCTTCACCGTGCCCGGCACGGTGGTCACGGCCGTCACCGGGTGCGTGCTGTTCCACCTCTCGGTCGCCAACCTGTGGGTGCTCGCGCTCGTGGTGCCGCTGGCCGGCGCGGCCATGTCCGGCCTGGGCGCCGCCATGGGGCTGCTCGCGCCACGCCAGGAGATCGCCACCCTGCTGGGCCAGCTCGGCATGTCCGCCGCGCTGCTGCTCGGCGTCCTCCCGGCCTCCCACATGCCCGCGCCGATCAGCTGGGCCCGGGACGTGCTGCCGTCCACCTACGGCGTCGAGGCGTTCGCCCGTACCTTCGACGGGGGCGGCACGGACTGGGCCGCCGTGGTCGGAGACCTGTCGGTCTGCGCGGCCGTGGGGGTGGCCTCACTCGCCGTCGCCACCTGGGCGTACCGACGGGCCGCCTGCCGCTGA
- a CDS encoding ABC transporter ATP-binding protein, which produces MSTGREGSAATACRVRGLVRAYPATRGRRGAGTPAVRANDGIDLDIRAGELFGILGPNGAGKSTLVRQLTGLLRPDAGTIELLGHDLVRHPERAARLIGYLGQESTALDELTVALAAETTGLLRGLDRAAARAARDDVLDELGLAPIAGRPLKRLSGGQRRLACFAAALTGPRPVLILDEPTTGMDPVARRAVWAAVDRRRAEQGATVILVTHNVIEAETVLDRVAVLDRGRVIACDTPVGLRALVADEVRLDLVWRDEPPTHLPGIAALRPDAEVSGRRWTLRLPQDRARAAVAEVTGGPAFAALDDFTLATPSLEDVYLALGGSGEGLVKV; this is translated from the coding sequence GTGAGTACGGGTAGAGAGGGAAGCGCGGCAACCGCCTGCCGCGTCCGCGGCCTCGTCCGCGCCTACCCCGCCACCCGCGGCCGACGCGGCGCCGGCACCCCGGCGGTCCGCGCCAACGACGGCATCGACCTCGATATCCGCGCCGGCGAGCTCTTCGGCATCCTCGGCCCCAACGGCGCCGGCAAGAGCACCCTGGTCCGCCAGCTCACCGGCCTGCTCCGCCCGGACGCCGGCACCATCGAGCTGCTCGGCCACGACCTCGTCCGCCACCCGGAGCGGGCCGCCCGGCTCATCGGCTACCTCGGCCAGGAGTCCACCGCGCTGGACGAGCTGACCGTCGCCCTCGCCGCCGAGACCACCGGCCTGCTGCGCGGCCTGGACCGGGCCGCCGCCCGCGCCGCCCGCGACGACGTCCTCGACGAGCTGGGCCTGGCCCCCATCGCCGGCCGCCCCCTCAAGCGCCTGTCCGGCGGCCAGCGCCGCCTCGCCTGCTTCGCCGCCGCGCTGACCGGCCCGCGACCGGTGCTCATCCTCGACGAGCCCACCACTGGCATGGACCCGGTGGCCCGCCGCGCGGTGTGGGCCGCCGTCGACCGCCGCCGGGCCGAACAGGGCGCCACCGTCATCCTGGTCACCCACAACGTCATCGAGGCCGAGACCGTGCTGGACCGGGTCGCCGTCCTCGACCGGGGCCGGGTGATCGCCTGCGACACCCCCGTCGGCCTGCGCGCCCTCGTCGCGGACGAGGTGCGGCTGGACCTGGTCTGGCGCGACGAGCCGCCGACCCACCTGCCGGGCATCGCCGCGCTGCGCCCCGACGCCGAGGTCTCCGGGCGCCGCTGGACGCTGCGGCTGCCGCAGGACCGGGCCCGCGCCGCCGTCGCCGAGGTCACCGGCGGCCCGGCCTTCGCCGCGCTGGACGACTTCACGCTGGCGACGCCCAGCCTGGAGGACGTCTACCTGGCACTCGGCGGCAGCGGCGAGGGCCTGGTGAAGGTGTGA